A section of the Bacteroidota bacterium genome encodes:
- a CDS encoding DUF3127 domain-containing protein, translating to MELKGKLIKLLELQSGEGKNGVWRKQEFIVETTGQYPKKVCFSLWGDKAAQVGGKENADVTVFFDIESREYNNRWYTEAKAWKVEAGAGSSSDYNQETPPDDIDMNQDVSDDELPF from the coding sequence ATGGAATTAAAAGGAAAATTAATAAAACTTCTCGAATTGCAAAGTGGTGAAGGTAAAAACGGTGTTTGGCGTAAACAAGAATTTATAGTTGAAACAACAGGACAATATCCTAAAAAAGTCTGCTTTAGTTTGTGGGGTGATAAAGCGGCTCAAGTTGGCGGAAAAGAAAATGCTGATGTAACTGTTTTTTTTGATATTGAAAGTCGCGAATACAATAACCGCTGGTATACTGAAGCCAAAGCATGGAAAGTAGAAGCTGGTGCAGGTTCATCAAGTGATTACAACCAAGAAACGCCACCTGATGATATTGACATGAATCAGGATGTTAGTGATGATGAGTTACCTTTTTAA